A window from Saccharomyces cerevisiae S288C chromosome XIII, complete sequence encodes these proteins:
- the MIN3 gene encoding Min3p (Mitochondrial hypothetical protein), whose translation MRKPSAFHACNIIFLPLVKCASATIMLN comes from the coding sequence ATGAGAAAACCGAGTGCGTTTCATGCATGTAACATAATATTTCTTCCCCTCGTTAAGTGTGCATCAGCAACCATAATGCTGAATTAA
- the SSO2 gene encoding syntaxin (Plasma membrane t-SNARE; involved in fusion of secretory vesicles at the plasma membrane; syntaxin homolog that is functionally redundant with Sso1p; SSO2 has a paralog, SSO1, that arose from the whole genome duplication), translated as MSNANPYENNNPYAENYEMQEDLNNAPTGHSDGSDDFVAFMNKINSINANLSRYENIINQIDAQHKDLLTQVSEEQEMELRRSLDDYISQATDLQYQLKADIKDAQRDGLHDSNKQAQAENCRQKFLKLIQDYRIIDSNYKEESKEQAKRQYTIIQPEATDEEVEAAINDVNGQQIFSQALLNANRRGEAKTALAEVQARHQELLKLEKTMAELTQLFNDMEELVIEQQENVDVIDKNVEDAQQDVEQGVGHTNKAVKSARKARKNKIRCLIICFIIFAIVVVVVVVPSVVETRK; from the coding sequence ATGAGCAACGCTAATCCTTATGAGAATAACAATCCGTACGCTGAAAACTATGAAATGCAAGAGGACTTGAACAATGCTCCTACTGGTCACTCAGATGGTAGCGACGATTTCGTAGCTTTTATGAACAAGATCAACTCAATAAATGCTAACTTGTCCAGGTACGAAAACATTATCAACCAAATTGATGCGCAACACAAAGACCTACTTACTCAAGTGAGTGAGGAACAGGAGATGGAATTGAGACGTTCTTTGGACGATTACATCTCTCAGGCCACAGATTTGCAGTATCAATTGAAAGCGGATATCAAAGATGCCCAGAGAGACGGATTGCACGACTCTAATAAACAGGCACAAGCTGAAAATTGCAGACAGAAATTCTTAAAATTAATTCAAGACTACAGAATTATCGATTCTAACtacaaagaagaaagcaAAGAGCAGGCGAAGAGACAGTACACAATTATCCAACCGGAAGCCACTGACGAAGAAGTGGAAGCCGCCATCAACGATGTCAATGGCCAGCAGATCTTTTCCCAAGCGTTGCTAAACGCCAATAGACGTGGTGAGGCCAAGACAGCATTGGCCGAAGTACAGGCTAGACATCAAGAGTTGTTGAAGTTGGAAAAAACAATGGCTGAACTTACCCAATTGTTCAATGACATGGAAGAGTTGGTCATCgaacaacaagaaaatgtgGATGTCATTGACAAAAACGTCGAAGACGCTCAGCAAGATGTAGAGCAAGGTGTGGGTCACACCAACAAGGCCGTTAAGAGTGCCagaaaagcaagaaaaaacaaaataagaTGTTTGATCATCTgctttattatctttgcTATTGTTGTTGTCGTTGTGGTTGTTCCATCCGTTGTGGAAACAAGAAAGTAA
- the ADD37 gene encoding Add37p (hypothetical protein; involved in ER-associated protein degradation; green fluorescent protein (GFP)-fusion protein localizes to the cytoplasm and is induced in response to the DNA-damaging agent MMS; YMR184W is not an essential gene; protein abundance increases in response to DNA replication stress) has protein sequence MAIKPTKSFQNCLEAEVPGYNDCPTVLFSIDPNSGPRSKSKQRTKSKRCVSGRLATEVLDLYGNTKTATTPPPVLRRPSVTAAQQESACEGVLVKDQGDRQLQPILCSKEELVAKINDLCVCGSKLSSKELEFYKKKLDSNITKILQNEHTKTVLSQIFNEKDKNMAVKTIKHWMVTDTTISNWCPAFLKIFENAMPN, from the coding sequence ATGGCTATTAAACCAACCAAAAGTTTTCAGAATTGTCTAGAAGCTGAAGTGCCTGGTTATAACGACTGTCCGACAGTTTTGTTTTCTATCGACCCTAATAGCGGACCTAGATCCAAATCTAAACAAAGAACGAAATCGAAAAGATGTGTTAGCGGCAGACTTGCCACAGAAGTGTTAGATCTTTATGGGAACACTAAAACAGCTACTACGCCGCCACCAGTTTTGAGGAGGCCATCTGTAACTGCTGCTCAACAAGAATCTGCCTGTGAAGGTGTGCTCGTAAAAGACCAAGGCGATAGACAGCTCCAGCCGATATTATGCagtaaagaagaattagTGGCTAAGATCAACGACCTCTGTGTGTGTGGCTCGAAGCTCTCTTCGAAGGAGTTGGaattttacaagaaaaaattagattcAAACATTACCAAGATTTTACAAAACGAGCACACCAAAACAGTACTATCCCAgattttcaatgaaaaagacaaaaatatGGCCGTGAAAACCATTAAACATTGGATGGTTACTGACACAACAATCTCAAATTGGTGTCCCGCATtcttaaaaatttttgaaaatgcGATGCCTAATTaa